In Sphaeramia orbicularis chromosome 10, fSphaOr1.1, whole genome shotgun sequence, the following proteins share a genomic window:
- the LOC115427151 gene encoding neurofilament heavy polypeptide-like, whose translation MSANASKHELLQLIHRHLKEHGFHSAAQELHGLCPQGDTKSSASLLKIYNSWLKNSKKKKQHGKVKHSNADGQKTPSKAKGAQDKSPKKKSKSKQGAADALSSAVTAPSPAKAKTKKDKATKKAETGIKKTAPAKRKKNEGKSTENLVKAKKSKTQGKGTTVGGEGDDSDSDSSLDVEKWKKLVQEMTDVDIAKMDTINALDASAPPPKKKRVRKPRAKPPAKTDSPIQQKNEIGEQKEKVEETVLKEMPANAEKEKMSRPTKAAPVVSLVTPNLNAVVDKAETSKETPEKEKRKAVTPSEENTDETLSEPKKKKKKKEREDAKETEEEGKKTNGIEKTAKEVKEHECVDKTVQNEKTKGENNRNPPEGDVRTEERSDNTHSLDIPEPVVKEKKAKKKKKEKSRDDEKSDTTAEEKEAEIKEMVHSEQNVENTVEQTHNSEDIVVKKKKKKKKRHSENNEENLEQNIEENNGISEQVVEEQNRIKGDEITDGQENPEQMVEKKKAKKKKKASPDEQSSEQPEEEKKTKNKKDKTPHKETSKHIFENTSEPPESINQETPPEQNADVKTKKKKKKELVLQNNSADEVPLPPSIPQSPSPPTEKKKKKSKLKSEDKHGGTTSLK comes from the exons ATGTCGGCGAACGCATCCAAGCACGAGCTGCTCCAGCTGATCCACCGCCATTTGAAAGAGCATGGTTTCCACTCAGCTGCACAGGAGCTCCACGGGCTCTGCCCACAG GGTGACACAAAATCATCTGCATCTCTACTAAAAATCTACAATTCATGGTTGAA AAACtccaaaaagaaaaagcagcatGGTAAAGTGAAGCACTCAAATGCTGATGGGCAAAAAACTCCAAGTAAAG CAAAAGGTGCTCAGGATAAAAGTCCCAAGAAAAAAAGCAAATCCAAGCAGGGAGCTGCAGATGCCTTGTCATCAGCTGTAACAGCACCCTCTCCTG CCAAAGCAAAGACGAAAAAAGACAAAGCGACAAAAAAGGCAGAAACTGGAATAAAGAAG acTGCACCagcaaaaaggaaaaagaatgaGGGAAAATCTACCGAAAATCTTGTCAAGGCCAAGAAATCAAAGACACAAGGAAAAGGCACGACTGTGGGTGGAGAAGGAGACGACTCAGACTCTGACAGCAGTCTGGATGTGGAGAAATGGAAGAAACTAGTCCAGGAgatgacag ACGTTGACATAGCCAAGATGGACACCATCAATGCCCTAGACGCGTCTGCACCCCCACCCAAGAAAAAGAGAGTAAGGAAACCCCGAGCGAAGCCTCCTGCAAAAACAGATTCTCCTATTCAGCAGAAGAATGAAATAGGTGAACAGAAGGAGAAGGTGGAGGAGACGGTACTGAAAGAGATGCCAGCAAatgcagaaaaagaaaagatgagCCGCCCAACAAAAGCAGCACCTGTGGTCTCCTTAGTCACCCCAAACCTTAATGCAGTCGTCGACAAAGCAGAAACATCAAAAGAGACACCAGAGAAGGAGAAAAGGAAAGCTGTGACTCCAAGTGAAGAAAACACTGATGAGACTTTGTCTGAgcccaaaaagaaaaagaaaaagaaggaacgaGAAGATGCAAAAGAGACAgaagaggaggggaaaaaaactaATGGCATAGAGAAAACAGCAAAGGAAGTCAAAGAGCATGAATGTGTTGATAAAACTGTGCAGAATGAAAAGACAAAAGGAGAAAACAATAGGAATCCACCTGAAGGAGACGTAAGAACAGAAGAGAGAAGTGACAACACGCACAGTTTGGACATTCCAGAGCCGGTAGTTAAAGAAAAGAAAgccaagaaaaagaagaaagaaaaaagcagGGATGATGAAAAATCAGACACTACTGCTGAAGAAAAGGAAGCAGAGATAAAAGAGATGGTTCATAGTGAGCAAAATGTAGAAAACACAGTAGAACAAACCCACAATTCAGAAGATATAGttgtaaaaaagaagaaaaagaagaaaaaaagacattctgAGAATAATGAAGAAAATTTAGAGCAGAACATAGAAGAAAATAATGGCATTTCAGAGCAGGTAGTggaagaacagaatagaataaagggAGATGAGATCACTGATGGCCAGGAAAATCCAGAGCAAATGGTTGAAAAAAAGAaagcgaaaaagaagaaaaaggcaaGTCCTGACGAGCAAAGTTCAGAGCAgccagaggaagaaaagaaaacaaagaataaaaaggaCAAAACTCCTCACAAGGAAACATCGAAGCACATATTTGAAAATACGTCAGAGCCACCAGAGAGCATTAATCAAGAGACACCACCAGAGCAAAATGCTGATGTGAAgacgaaaaagaagaagaaaaaggaactgGTGTTACAAAATAATTCAGCTGATGAAGTGCCACTACCTCCATCCATCCCTCAGTCACCAAGTCCtccaacagagaagaagaaaa AGAAAAGCAAGTTGAAATCTGAGGACAAACATGGAGGCACAACATCCCTCAAATGA